GGGGACTGGGACTGGGACTGGGACTGGGCTCTAAAGCTGGGCACTACTCAAATCGGGAGAGACGTCACACGCCTACTAAGCATCCTCTGCTTCAGCTTTGCTACCCATAAAACTCTCGACAAGGAAGTCATAATGTGATAAAAAAACTTCCAATTTATTTTTAACTTCCAACATGGAAAGCAAAATGATGAGCGAGTTTTTTCACAGCTTTCCTGCTGTCCGGGGTATGCAGGCGGGAAGACCTTGCTATATCGCGATGTGCCCTATGCGTTTGATCCCCAAAATTTTTGTCTTTGACGAAGATGAGGTGCCGCCAGAGCTGAGAGCGCAGCGCACATTGAACAGAGCCCGTGTTCCAGAGATTGTGAGTTATCTCCTTGATAATACTGGAGATTATACACTTTCCGCTATTACGGCATCCGTAGACGCTAAAGTGAAATTTGAACCCAGTGCCGACACCGGTCTGGGTCAGAGTCTGGGGCTTCTTTCGATCCCCATGGAAGCACGCATTCTCATCAATGATGGGCAGCATCGGCGCGCTGCCATAGAGCACGCCATCCAAGAGAATCCGGAGCTAGGTTACGACAACATTCCCGTTCTTTTCTTTATTGATGAGGGCCTGGAGCGCAGCCAGCAAATGTTCGCGGATTTGAACAAGCATGCGGTTCGGCCCAGTGACTCCATAAGCACCCTGTATGACCGTCGAGATTCGCTATCAGAATTGGCCCGCACTATGGTCAAGGACGTCTCAGCCTTCTCACGTCTTACCGAGATGGAGAGATCCAGCATCTCCAATCGCAGTACCAAGCTCTTTACTCTGTCGGCTATTAAAAATGCCTCCAAGGCATTGCTCTCGAAAGGCAAAGATGGCCCGATTGATTCGTACGAAACCGATCTGGCGGCGACCTTTTGGAATGAAGTGGCGAACAACATGCCCGACTGGCAACTGGCGCTGAACAAGAAGGTCGCAACGGCGGAGTTACGAGAACAATTCGTCCATGCCCATGCAGTGATGCTTCAGGCCATGGGGTTTATCGGTGCCGATTTGATCGCGCGACCTAAGAGTGTCTGGGCAAATATTCTTAAGGGGCTGCAAAACATCGATTGGGCAAGAGCCAACCCGGAATGGGAGGGGCGAGCTATGCACCACGGCAGAATAAGTAAGGCGCGCAGCAGTGTCGTCCTCACCGGTAATTACATCAAACAGCAGCTGGATATTCCGCTTTCTCCCACCGAACAGGAATATGAGGAGTCTCTGAAAAAATGACGAATGGCGCCTTTCCGTTCCCCACTCATCTGGAAATGATCCGGGAGATGAGTTTGGGAAATCGCCCTTTGGTTGATCTGGTTCGGGAGATCCAAACTATCTATGTGACGGACGAGCGTCCTTGGATTATTGGATTCAGTGGCGGTAAAGACTCGACCTGCGTCTTGTCTCTAGTCTACATCGCCCTGCAACAGCTTCCCCCTGAGCAGCGAGACAAGCACGTTTATGTGGTTTCCTCTGACACCTTGGTGGAGACTCCAGTGGTCGTCGACATGATCAATTCCGTCATTGAAACGATCAATGAGTCGGCAACGCTAGAGGGCCTGCCCATCAGCGCCCACAAAGTTGTCCCCAAAACGGACCAAACCTTCTGGGTGAATCTGCTGGGCCGGGGCTACCCGGCGCCCAATCAATCCTTCCGGTGGTGCACAGAGCGCATGAAGATCGATCCGGTCAGCGGGTTCATCCTGGATAAAGTTGCTCGGTTTGGCGAGGCTGTCGTGGTTCTGGGGTCTCGCTCAGAAGAGAGTGCCTCGCGTGCCCAAGTCATAGCCAAACACAAGATTGATGGATCTGCGCTGAGCCGGCACAGCTCTTTGCCGAACGCATACACTTACATGCCCATCGAAAGCTGGTCGGCGGATGAGGTATGGATGTATCTGATGAGCTCGCCTTGTCCGTGGGGCGGATCGAATCAGCTGCTGTTTGAGCTTTATAAAGGTTCGAATCAGGGCGAGTGCCCGCTGGTCATTGACAAAAGCACGCCCTCTTGCGGTAACAGTCGATTCGGTTGTTGGACCTGCACCGTGGTCACAGAAGACAAAGCCCTGCATGGGTTGATTGAGTCTGGTGCCGATTGGATGCGACCGCTGCTTGACTTTAGAGATCTACTTTATCGCTCGAGACAGCCTGAAAATGCCGATCATTATCGTAACTTCCGCCGTCGTACGGGGCGCGTTTCCTACAATATCGGCGACATTAGTGACGACAGCGTGCAGGAGGTTCGTCATATTCCCGGCCCTTATCTTCTCCAAACCCGTCGAGACTTTCTCAGGGAGCTGCTGACGATTGAGAAAAGTATTAAGGAGCAGGGGCGTGATATGGAACTGATCACGCGGCCGGAACTACATATGATTCGTCGTGAATGGCTGCGGGACCCCAACGAGCCGGATTGGGCGGACTCCCTTCCGGGCATCTATCGCGAGGTGTATGGCGAAGATCTGGATTGGGTTGAGGATGATGCCGGAGCGTTTACAAAAGCTGATTCACAGACGCTAGAGCTTCTTTCCGAGGCTTATGACGTGCCCGCAGCATTGATTCGAAAGATGCTGGAGGCGGAACTGGAAGTGTCCGGTCTTGGTAAACGCAGGGGAATATTAGAGCGGTTGGAGTCCCTTCTTCAACGGGATTGGGAAGAACTCTCTGTGATCAACGCGCGCAACGCTGAGTATCGGAAATACGAACGGTCTCACGTTGAAGACGTTAAAGATGAATTTGCTGAGTTCCTACTCTGATGCTGATACAAAATTTGACTCTGACCAATTTCCGAGTTTACGAAGGTACCAACAGCTTTGACTTGAGTCCTGTTAAGCGCTGTGGCAAAACACCGCCGATCATTTTGTTTGGCGGTTTGAACGGGGCTGGAAAAACGAGCATCCTGTCTGGAGTGCGTCTAGCTCTGTACGGGCGCCTTTCGCTCGGTTCTGCCGTTTCGCAAAAGCGCTACGATAACTATCTGCTCGAGTCGATTCACCACTCCAAGGAGACGAACCGGTCGCCGAATACGGCGTCGGTCGAGATAACTTTTACCTACGCAAAGCTGGGTACTGAGAACCAATATCAGGTCAAGCGTCAGTGGGAGCGGAAAAGGACGGGTGTTAAGGAAGCGTTAACCGTTCTACAAGATGGTCAGGTGATTCAAGGCCTTTCCTACGACCAGGCGCAAAACTTTCTGAATGAGCTGATCCCCAGCGGCGTGTCCGACCTGTTCTTCTTTGACGGCGAGAAGATCGCCGAGCTGGCCGATGACACTGGAGGTGCCGCGCTTGAGCAGTCCATCAAAAAACTGTTAGGTCTGGATATCGTGGAGCGGCTGTCCGGAGACTTAACGGTTCTCAAGCGCAGCATCACCAAGCGATCTTCGGTCGAAACAATTCAGGCTGAAATTGACACTCAAAAAGCAATGCTAGAGGCAAGGCGCCACCAGATCGAGCAGGTTCGCCAGGATATAAATGCGGTGATGGTTCAACGTTCTGAGGTGCAGAGTCACATCGCCCAGCTGCAGAAAAACATCGACGGTCGGGGCGGCCATTTTTCAGCGTCCCGAAAAGACCTAGAAACCGACCTTGGTCGGCTGCAGAGTCAAAAAGATGCGCTTATCGCACAGATAAGCGGGCTAATTTCTGATGCTGCCCCTCTGGCCCTGGCCCAAGACCTTTGCGAGAGAACCAAAACTCAAATTGAGCAAGACTTGTCTGCTCAAGCAGCGCATCAGAAACATGCGCTGCTATGCAGCTACTCTGAGCAACTTAGTAAGCAACTTTCAGGTGTGCTGCCAACTGACGCGATGGCAGTGGTGTCTAGGGAGTTAGATGTTGTTCTTGCGCAAAATACTAACACTATGCTTAGTGAGATACTGCATGACGTGACGCCCATGCAGGCCAGCCGCTTATTGTCCATGTTTAAAGATGCACAGAGACAAGCCACTGACTCGGCACAGATGTTTCTGGCCCTGGAAGTCGTTGAGGCGGCGCTCGATGAGATGGGGGCGGCGCTAGCCCGCGCCCCGGATGACCGATTGATTGCTGATGATTTCGAGAGCTTACAAAACCTGCAGCAACAAATCGGTTGGTTGGATGCCAAACTAGATGAGCTGAAGGCTTCTGGCAGAGAGATTGCTAAAGGTGCTGTCGAGATAGCACGTAAGCTAGACCGTCTTTACGAAGACGCGGCCAAAACTAGCGATCAGAAACGTATGCTGGATTACATCGGCAAAATTAGTGGATTGCTCAAAAATTTCGTGGATCAAACGTCGGAAGCGAAGATCCGGGACCTTGAAGCTCAGTTTGCTGAGCGTTTTTCCAAGCTGGCCCGCAAAGACGACATGCAACTGCAGATCCGCATTGACGCGACGACCTTTCAAATTCAGCTCCTGTCGGAGTCGGGTCGCCCTATTGCCAAAGACGAGCTGTCCGCGGGTGAAAAGCAGATCTTCGCGATATCGGTGCTCGAGGCGCTTGCCAAAACATCTAGCCGCCAGTTGCCGATGATCGTTGATACACCGCTGGGCCGTTTGGACTCGCGTCATCGGAGCAAGCTTATTGAAGGCTACTTCCCAACCGCCAGTCATCAGATGATTGTCCTATCCACGGACACCGAGGTCGACGAGTCATTCTACGAGGATCTTGCGGCGGATATCTCTCGCGCTTATCGGCTCGAATACGATCCCCAAAAGGGCGCGACCCGGGCTAGTGAAGGATACTTCTGGAAGATAAGGGAGGCGGGCTGACATGTTTCCAACGCGCATACATTTGAGTAAGAAAACCTGGGACAAGCTGCAGTTTCTGCAGACCAAAATTCGCTTAACTCCGAACGTAACGGCACGGATTGCAATCGCACTGGCCCTCAAAGACACGCGCATTGCGTCCATTAACGAGAGCAAGCCCGAGCAAACCCACGTCATCAACCGGGACGTCTTATTTGGTGAGTATGAAAAAGCGTACGAAGCGTTGATTCGCCAATTTTGCGCCGAGCAGGAAGTTCAGAGTGACATTCAGGATGTGATTCGTTCGCTGATCGACAGCGGGCTGCATAAGCTTGGTCACTTAAAGAAGCTGTCTGACTTAAAGAGCATTTTTCCGTGTGTTTCAGTTTAGGGAGGGGCCGCCTCTTTTCATCCTGAGCGGGGATCTAGTGGAGTGTCTGGATAGTTCGTTTATTTTTTGAATATACTGCGTGCACTTTCATCATGAATTGAGCGCGTATATGGCCCGACCAGCAGCTCCATTTGTTTTAACGCTGACCGATGCCGAGTCTTGCAGGGCTGGCTGCGCATGACGTCGCTGCCGCAGAGCCTCGCCCAACGGGCGCGGATTCTGCTGCGACTGGCCGACGGCCAGACCCCCAAGGAGATCAGTGAGCAGCTGCACATCTCCGCGCCAGTGGTCTTCAAATGGCGCAAGCGCTATCAGGACGCCGGCCTGGAGGGGCTGAATGATCTGCCGCGCAGTGGGCAGCCGCGCAAGCTCGACGAGGCGAAGATCAAGGAAATTCTGACCCTGACGACCCAGCGGGTACCCCGTGAAGCCACCCACTGGAGCCTGCGGCTGATGGCCAAGTACGCCGGGGTCGCCGTCTGGCAAGTCGCCCAGGTGTGGGCGGCCGCCGACCTCAAGCCCCATCGGCTGAAAACCTTCAAGATCAGCAACGACCCGCATTTCGCCGACAAAGTGGTCGATGTGGTCGGGCTGTACCTGAATCCGCCTGACAACGCGCTGGTGCTGTCGGTGGACGAAAAAACACAGATCCAGGCGCTGGATCGCACCCAGCCCATGCTGCCGCTCAAGCCTGGGCAGATCGAACGGCGGACGCATGACTACAAGCGCCACGGCACGGCCAGTCTGTATGCCGCCTTTGACATCCTGACCGGCCAGGTCATCGGTCGCATCACCCAGCGACACCGGGCCAAGGAGTTCCTGGCCTTCCTGCAGCAGATCGACCGCAGCACCCCCGCCGAGCTGGATTTGCATGTGATTCTGGACAACAGCGCGACGCACAAGACCGCAGCCGTCAGGGCGTGGCTGGAAAAGCATCCCCGCTTCAAGCTGCACTTCACGCCGACCAGCGCCTCCTGGCTGAACGCCGTGGAGGGCTGGTTTGCGCAACTGGAACGACGGGCGATCTATCGGGACGCGTTCAGCAGTGTGGCGGATCTGCGAGCGGCCATCCGGCGTTTCATTGAGGCCCATAACGAACACTCAGCCAAGCCGTTTCGCTGGAACAAAACCGCCGAATCCATAATCAGCTCGGTACATCGGGCAAAGCTGGCCGCAATCAAACTGTAGTGGTCAACAATTCCCGGACACAGAATTGAGTTTTTCTTCCGCAACCGCCGGCGGTACGAAGCCGTTGTGCTGATGCGGCCTTATCCAGTTGTACCGCTGCATGAGGTAGCGGCCGATGTCCTGCTCGGCCAACGCTGTCGTCATGTAACCCACTGTCGGCACCCACTCCGTTTTCAGGCTACGAAACAGCCGCTCCATGGGCGAATTGTCGTAACAATTTCCCCTTCGGCTCATGCTCTGAATCATCCGATAGCGCCAGAGCCGTTGGCGGAAACCCCGGCTGCCATATTGGCTGCCCTGGTCGCTGTGAAACAGCACGCCTTGTGGTCTGCCACGCATCTCGTAAGCCCTGTCGAGCGCTTTGACGACCAGTTCCGCATCAGGCTTGGCGGACATCGCCCAACCCACCACTCTGCGGCTGTACAAGTCCAAGACCGCCGCCAGATAGCTCCATCGACCCTCTGCCCAGATATACGTGATGTCGCCACACCAGACCTTGTTTGGCGCAGCCACGGTGAACTTGCGATCAAGCACATTGGGAATGTCGGGGCGCTCGACCGTGGCCTTCTTGTACGCATGAGAACCGGGCTGTTTGCTGATCAGTCCTTGTTCCTTCATCAATCTTCTGACTCTGAAACGCCCGACGTTAACGCCTTCATCCCGCAGCATGGCAACCAGACTGCGACTGCCCGCTGAGCCACGACTTTGGTTGAACAGCTCGTTGACACGACTGCGTAGGTTCACTCGGCGGACATCGATATGACGCCGCCGGGCCAAGTGGGCGTAATAACAAGACCGGGGTAGCTCGAAGACTGAACACAACAGTTGAACAGGGTAGTGCTTTACCAACTGCCGAATCGACTTCAACGTCTGCGCCCGTGTTCCTCGGCCATCAAGAGCGCAGTGGCCTCCTTTAATATTTTCTTCTCAAGCTCCAGCCGGTTGATACGGGCCTGAAGCTCCTGAATGGTCTGCTGCTCCGGTGTGAGCGCCTTGGCAGTGGGCGTAACGCCCCCGCGCTCCAGCTGCAACTGGGTAACCCAGCGGCGCAATAAGCTCTCACCTACATCGAGAGATCTGGCGGCCTCGGGACAGCTGTAGCCTTGGTCGAGCACCAGGCTGGCAGCCTCTCGCTTGAAAGTCGGGGTGAAGGTACGTCGTTGTCTGCTCATCGAACACCTCTGTATGGCGAGCATTCTCGCCCTAAATGGGTGTCTGGGGTTAGTAGACCACTACACTGCCGAGCGTGCTCCAACCGGAGTTATCCTCATTAGCGGCCTGGAAGAGTGCTTGCGCCATCACATCGTCAATCAGGCGATTGAAGAGCGTGTCGACATCAACATGCTTCTCGAACAAGGCCACGTCATGGTCCTGTACCGCGTTGCGGATCTGCAGGACGGAATAGGTTGGTGTGGTCGTGTAGTAGTAGAAACCACCCACTGAAACGGCAACCAGCCCCAGAACGGACAGAAGTAACTTCCTTTTCATCAGGCTCCTCACAAGCATTTTTGGGGCTATCCAGTTTGTGATCGAAAACCAGCCAGCGCCGGCTTCACACGTCGGAGTTTGGCGTTATCTGTTCTGGCTGGCCAGTAAGCGGGATCTTTTTGTGTGATCAGCGCGCGACGCATCTACCTCTGCCGGTCTCGCCAGCCCCACAACCCAGTCGGTAAATAATCGGAGACACGATATTGATGCTGCCGAGCGTCAGCTCGGGGTCGACTCTGTCTTTCGTGACTGACCGCTCCTGGCCGGTCGCAGCCGAACAGCCCAGGCTCTACCCCCGTAAAAGGTCTACCGAATGCGCGCACCCTAGTGGGACTGTGAAACACAACAGGCTACGGTTTTTGGCAGTTGCCGTATCAGCACTCAAGAAAAAACTGATACTAGAATCGCCGGTGTAAATCCGGGAAGAGCAGTTGAGCGAACCATACTGGGAAGCCAGGATAAAGGTCGCGAGACTTGGGTGACGGCGCTTCTACCACCCCAAGCAGCAGCAACTCCTTGAGCTGATTGGCCGCCGTCTTATCGTGCAGGTTGAAGTACGCCTTGAAGTCGGCGCGCGATACCGGGTTCTACCCAGTTAACACGGACACTTTCGAGTAAGCTCATACCGAGCTGAAGGAGTGTTCATGAAGCGCAAGAAATACAGTCCCGAGTTCAAGCGGGAAGCCATCGAGTTGGTTCGTCGTTCAGGGGCGAGCTGTCGACAAGTGGCCCTGGAGATTGGTGTGGCTCCGAACCTGCTCACACGCTGGGTTCGAGAAGCACAGCCAGGCACAGAAAAGGCCTTTCCCGGAACCGGTAGTCCGCGAGATGAGGAGCTTGCCCGCCTCAAGCGTGAGTTGGCCCGGGTCACCAAGGAACGTGATTTTTTAAGAGACGCGGCAGCGTACTTTGCCAAGGAGTCATCGAGCGGTACACGGTGATCCAGCGCTGCCGCAACGAGTACCCGGTACGCCTGATGTGCCGTTGCCTGAAGGTTTCCGCCAGCGGCTACTATGCCTGGCAGGATCGCGAGCCAAGCTCACGTGCTCAAGAGAATGTGCGCCTGGTGAGGCGCATTCGTGAGATTCACGAAGACAGCCGTGGTGTCATCGGAGCACCACGCATGCACGAGGATCTGCGCGACGAGGGCGAAACCGTCAGCCTGAATCGCGTTGCTCGCCTGATGGCGGCTGAGCAAATTCAAGGCTGGCCACGCCGGAAGCGGCGTGGCTTTGGGAGAGTGGCCAGCAGCCGTCCAGCAGGCGTGAAAAACCTGCTGGAGCGCGACTTCACCGCGCAGGAACCAGAGCGCAAGTGGGTCACGGACATCACGGAAATCGCCACCCAGGAAGGCAAACTCTTTCTATGCGTGGTGCTCGACTTGTACAGCAAGCTGGTGATCGGTTGGTCGATGCACCACCGCCAGGATCGGCAGATGGTGATTCGAGCGGTGGAGATGGCGATCTGGCAGCGCCAGGGTGACTGGTCAGTGATCCTGCATTCGGATCGCGGCAGCCAATTCACCAGCGCCGACTACCAGCGCTTTCTGAATCGCAACACGCTGGTTTGCAGCATGAGTGCCGTCGGGCACTGCGGCGACAACGCTGCCTGTGAAGGCTTCTTCGGTCAGCTCAAACGGGAGCGCGTTGTCCATCAGTCATATCGAACTCGTGATGAAGCACGAGCGGATCTCTTCGACTACATCGAGCGGTTTCATAACCCACGAATGCGTCGTAGAGTCGCCCGGCAAGATCTGAAGTTTTCAGCCCTTTTCAAACCGTCCGTGGAAATGGGGTAGAACCCGAAACTCAATTCCCGCTTTTGCTAACAGCGGCAATCGCTGACCCGAACCAGTTGGAAATGGCGGTGCTGAACCTGGTCGTCAATGCGCGGGATGCGATGCCCAGTGGCGGTGTAATCACGA
The sequence above is drawn from the Pseudomonas sp. Z8(2022) genome and encodes:
- the dndC gene encoding DNA phosphorothioation system sulfurtransferase DndC yields the protein MTNGAFPFPTHLEMIREMSLGNRPLVDLVREIQTIYVTDERPWIIGFSGGKDSTCVLSLVYIALQQLPPEQRDKHVYVVSSDTLVETPVVVDMINSVIETINESATLEGLPISAHKVVPKTDQTFWVNLLGRGYPAPNQSFRWCTERMKIDPVSGFILDKVARFGEAVVVLGSRSEESASRAQVIAKHKIDGSALSRHSSLPNAYTYMPIESWSADEVWMYLMSSPCPWGGSNQLLFELYKGSNQGECPLVIDKSTPSCGNSRFGCWTCTVVTEDKALHGLIESGADWMRPLLDFRDLLYRSRQPENADHYRNFRRRTGRVSYNIGDISDDSVQEVRHIPGPYLLQTRRDFLRELLTIEKSIKEQGRDMELITRPELHMIRREWLRDPNEPDWADSLPGIYREVYGEDLDWVEDDAGAFTKADSQTLELLSEAYDVPAALIRKMLEAELEVSGLGKRRGILERLESLLQRDWEELSVINARNAEYRKYERSHVEDVKDEFAEFLL
- the dndD gene encoding DNA sulfur modification protein DndD, with amino-acid sequence MLIQNLTLTNFRVYEGTNSFDLSPVKRCGKTPPIILFGGLNGAGKTSILSGVRLALYGRLSLGSAVSQKRYDNYLLESIHHSKETNRSPNTASVEITFTYAKLGTENQYQVKRQWERKRTGVKEALTVLQDGQVIQGLSYDQAQNFLNELIPSGVSDLFFFDGEKIAELADDTGGAALEQSIKKLLGLDIVERLSGDLTVLKRSITKRSSVETIQAEIDTQKAMLEARRHQIEQVRQDINAVMVQRSEVQSHIAQLQKNIDGRGGHFSASRKDLETDLGRLQSQKDALIAQISGLISDAAPLALAQDLCERTKTQIEQDLSAQAAHQKHALLCSYSEQLSKQLSGVLPTDAMAVVSRELDVVLAQNTNTMLSEILHDVTPMQASRLLSMFKDAQRQATDSAQMFLALEVVEAALDEMGAALARAPDDRLIADDFESLQNLQQQIGWLDAKLDELKASGREIAKGAVEIARKLDRLYEDAAKTSDQKRMLDYIGKISGLLKNFVDQTSEAKIRDLEAQFAERFSKLARKDDMQLQIRIDATTFQIQLLSESGRPIAKDELSAGEKQIFAISVLEALAKTSSRQLPMIVDTPLGRLDSRHRSKLIEGYFPTASHQMIVLSTDTEVDESFYEDLAADISRAYRLEYDPQKGATRASEGYFWKIREAG
- a CDS encoding IS3 family transposase (programmed frameshift), which translates into the protein MKRKKYSPEFKREAIELVRRSGASCRQVALEIGVAPNLLTRWVREAQPGTEKAFPGTGSPRDEELARLKRELARVTKERDFLKRRGSVLCQGVIERYTVIQRCRNEYPVRLMCRCLKVSASGYYAWQDREPSSRAQENVRLVRRIREIHEDSRGVIGAPRMHEDLRDEGETVSLNRVARLMAAEQIQGWPRRKRRGFGRVASSRPAGVKNLLERDFTAQEPERKWVTDITEIATQEGKLFLCVVLDLYSKLVIGWSMHHRQDRQMVIRAVEMAIWQRQGDWSVILHSDRGSQFTSADYQRFLNRNTLVCSMSAVGHCGDNAACEGFFGQLKRERVVHQSYRTRDEARADLFDYIERFHNPRMRRRVARQDLKFSALFKPSVEMG
- a CDS encoding DUF2939 domain-containing protein, whose product is MKRKLLLSVLGLVAVSVGGFYYYTTTPTYSVLQIRNAVQDHDVALFEKHVDVDTLFNRLIDDVMAQALFQAANEDNSGWSTLGSVVVY
- the dndB gene encoding DNA sulfur modification protein DndB, with the translated sequence MSEFFHSFPAVRGMQAGRPCYIAMCPMRLIPKIFVFDEDEVPPELRAQRTLNRARVPEIVSYLLDNTGDYTLSAITASVDAKVKFEPSADTGLGQSLGLLSIPMEARILINDGQHRRAAIEHAIQENPELGYDNIPVLFFIDEGLERSQQMFADLNKHAVRPSDSISTLYDRRDSLSELARTMVKDVSAFSRLTEMERSSISNRSTKLFTLSAIKNASKALLSKGKDGPIDSYETDLAATFWNEVANNMPDWQLALNKKVATAELREQFVHAHAVMLQAMGFIGADLIARPKSVWANILKGLQNIDWARANPEWEGRAMHHGRISKARSSVVLTGNYIKQQLDIPLSPTEQEYEESLKK
- a CDS encoding DndE family protein; translated protein: MSKKTWDKLQFLQTKIRLTPNVTARIAIALALKDTRIASINESKPEQTHVINRDVLFGEYEKAYEALIRQFCAEQEVQSDIQDVIRSLIDSGLHKLGHLKKLSDLKSIFPCVSV
- a CDS encoding IS3 family transposase (programmed frameshift), with the translated sequence MSRQRRTFTPTFKREAASLVLDQGYSCPEAARSLDVGESLLRRWVTQLQLERGGVTPTAKALTPEQQTIQELQARINRLELEKKILKGGHCALDGRGTRAQTLKSIRQLVKHYPVQLLCSVFELPRSCYYAHLARRRHIDVRRVNLRSRVNELFNQSRGSAGSRSLVAMLRDEGVNVGRFRVRRLMKEQGLISKQPGSHAYKKATVERPDIPNVLDRKFTVAAPNKVWCGDITYIWAEGRWSYLAAVLDLYSRRVVGWAMSAKPDAELVVKALDRAYEMRGRPQGVLFHSDQGSQYGSRGFRQRLWRYRMIQSMSRRGNCYDNSPMERLFRSLKTEWVPTVGYMTTALAEQDIGRYLMQRYNWIRPHQHNGFVPPAVAEEKLNSVSGNC